The DNA window GGAAGAGGCAACGGAGGAGGAAACTCCTTCCGAGGGCCAGAAGGTTTTTGAGGAGATCGTTATTGAAGAAGGGATAGAGCCGCCGGAAGCGGAGGAGTATGCCTGGGACGAAGAGGCTACTGCCAAGGAACTGGCCCGGGATACCCAGTTGGCGCGGGCTGTGGATATTCTCCAGGGAATTCGAGTGTATAAGTCCTTTGGCCAGAATGCGGAATAGCCCTTTCTAGCCCGGGCCGGGGTCCTGGTTTAAAGCCATGATTGTTTTGGGGATTGAGACTTCTTGTGACGAGACGGCCGCTGCTGTGGTGGAGGATGGCCGTTGGGTCCGTTCCAGCGTTGTTGCCGCGAGCACGGATTTGCAGTCTGAGTTCGGGGGTGTGGTTCCCGAGCTCGCTTCCCGTTGCCATCTAAAGTGGATCCGGCCGGTACTGCGCAGAGCCTTGCGTGATGCCGGGGTCCCGCTCCAGGAGATCGGCCTTATTGCGGTGACCCAGGGCCCGGGGCTCGTGGGCGCCTTGATGGTGGGAGTTTCCTTGAGCAAAGGCCTGGCCTTGGGTTTGGGAATTCCGCTGATTGGCGTGCAACATCTCCAGGCGCATCTGTATGCGCCTTGTTTAGGTTCCAAAGACCCTTCGCGATTTTTCCCAGCTGTTGGCTTATTGGTTTCCGGGGGGCATACTTGTTTGCTGCTAATGAATAACCCGGCCGAAGCGCGGATTCTGGGGCAGACCCGGGACGATGCAGCGGGTGAGGCCTTTGACAAGGTAGCCCAGGCTTTAGGTCTCGGATATCCGGGCGGGCCTGCGGTGGAGGCCTGTGCTGCTGAGGGCAATGCATCGGCCTATGCCTTTCCCAGGGCGCGGGTGAGGGGCCGTCCCTTGGATTTTAGTTTTAGCGGGCTCAAGACGGCAGTACTCTATGAACTGCGTGATCGCTGGGGGATTCCCCTTGGGCCGGGGAGAGCGGACCCGGAGCTCCGGCGGAAAATCGCAAACCAAGACCGGGCGGATCTCTGCGCGAGCTTTCAGGAGGTTGTGGTTCAGACTTTGATATCCCAAACCTTGGAAGCTTGCGAGCGGGCGCGGGTCCGGACTCTGCTTGTGGGCGGAGGGGTTGCAGCCAACGGACGTTTGAGGGAGTGTCTGGATGCAGCCGCTGCGGAACACGGGCTTCAGCTTTTTGTGTCCGAACGCCGCTACTGTATCGACAATGCAGCCATGATAGCCGGCCTGGGGTATGCGCTCTATCGCTCCGGCAAGGGCGCGGGTCTGGACATGAGCCCTGATCCTCGGATGCCGTTTTTTGGCCTGGAGCCCGGTTCTATCTAAAGCTTGGCGCAGCAGGACCGGAGCTGTTGTATAATCACCACTGGATGGGAAATAGGTTCTTTCGGCAACGACTTAGGCAATTAGGAGGGACGCATGAAAAGGCGGGAGACCCATAGCGAGCCTGAAGAGAAGATCCTTGATGTGGATGCCAGTATCGAAGGCAAGATGATATTCAAGGATCCGGTAAATCTCCGTATCAACGGAAAGTTTCAGGGGGACTTGGATACGCGAGGGAGTCTTACTGTGGGGGAGCGAGCCGATGTGCGTGCGGATATAGTGGGCGAGGACATTACCATTGCCGGCAGGGTCGTTGGAGATGTGACCGCCCGGCGTCATTTGCAGCTCATTCCTCCTGCTGTTGTCGTGGGGATTATCAAGTCGCCGAACTTGACTGTTCAAAAAGGGGCCATCTTTCAAGGTGAGTGTCACATGCTCACCGAGGCCGGGCAGCGCTGGGCCCCGGATCCCACAATGTCCATTGAGGAAGTGGCCGAGTATTTAGAGGTTGATGTGTCTACCGTTGCAAAGTGGGCCGAAGAGAAACGGGTCCCTGGCAAGCAGGAAAACGGCATTTGGCTTTTCGACAAGACTAAGGTGGATGCGTGGGTCTCTAGTGAGAAGGTTAAGTCTTAGCCTGTATTTCGTCAGTTGAAAAGGGATTTTGAGTGCAACAGATAGAGCGAGATCAACTCATGGATGGTAGCGCCTGGACTGAGGGGGATGGCAAACTCCTAACCGAAGAGGAAGCGGCGGCGCTTTTGGAGATTGGTGTTGCGCAGCTTCGGGCCATGGTTGAAGAAGGGAAGTTGCCTGCTTATCAGATTGGCGGGACTTTTCTGCGCTTTCGTCGTGACCAGGTGGAGGCTTTGAAGGAGCCGTCGGAGCCGCAAGGGGAGACTTCTGAGGAGGGTGCTGTGGATTCGGATGTTTTTGGCTCTGAGGATTCCGAAGCACAGCCAAACCAATCGACGCTCTTGGATCGCGTGCTGGATTTGGTCTACTTCAATGACTTTTATCTGGTCTCCGTTGTTCTAATCCTGGCCTTGCTCTGCATCATTTTTCTCCGATAGCCTCGGAAGATAATATTGGAACTTCCAGATCGTATCATTCAGCTCCTGGAAAGCCTCGGCCTCATGCGGGCGGAGCAGCTCAATGAAGCGGTGCGCATTCAGGCCCGCTCCAATCAGCGGCTTTCCCAAGTCCTCCAACAGTTGGGTTACATCAAGGACGAGTCGGTGGAGCAATCCCTGGCTTCACAGCTCGACCTGCCTCCCACCCGTTTGCATATCCAAGACCTTGATCTGAGTTTGGCCAAGCGCATGGAATCTGCCTATGCCTATGAGCAGCGCGTGGTGCCGGTTGCGACCAAAGGCGACATGCTGGTTCTTGCGACAGACCGTCTCTTTAACGTGATGGCGGGTGCGACCTACAGCGAAGTGGCGGGGTCAGCCGTCAAGATGGTCTTTTCTTCAACCGCGGATTTGGATAAGGCTCTAAAACACCTCTATCCCGAGGGCAGTCTGCATGCGGCTGCGGACGCTGCGCCGATCGCGCCCTCTGCCAGAGCTCCGCAAGAACAGTCTGCCTCATTCGCCAAGGGGTCCATCCTCAAGAGAGCGATCGAGAGTGCAAATGAAGGCGAGGAGGGCCCGGTAATCCAACTGGTCAACTCCTTGGTCGAAGATGCGCTCGAACGCCGGGCAAGTGATATCCATTTGGAAGCCCTGGATGACGCGGTGCGAATCCGTTATCGCGTGGACGGAGTCTTGCAAGAGGTGCTCAATGCGCCAAAGCGTTTGCACGGCCCGATCAGCGGGCGTTTCAAAATCATGGCTTCGATGGATATTGCGGAGAAGCGTTTGCCTCAGGATGGGCGCGTCGCCTACCGGATTGCGCAGAAGAGTCTGGATATGCGGGTTTCCACTTTGCCGGGTTTGCATGGCGAGTGCATGGTGTTGCGGCTCTTGGAGCCCACCCGTGTTGTCAAGGACTTGTCCGAACTGTGTATGCGCAAGGCTGAGCTGGATGCCTTTGAGCAGGTTTTGGACCGGCCCTACGGCATGCTCCTGGTCACAGGGCCGACGGGGGGCGGGAAAACCACCACGCTTTATGCGGCCTTGCAGCGTCTCAATACTCCTAAAAAGAAGTTAATCACGGTCGAGGATCCGGTGGAGTACCAGATTGAAGGAATCAATCAAGTTCAGGTGCGCAATACAGTGGGCTTGGGTTTTGCCCAGGGCCTGCGTTCCATGCTGCGCCAGGCGCCTGACGTTATCATGGTGGGGGAAATCCGTGACTCGGAGACGGCGCAGATCTCCATACAGGCGGCGCTGACCGGGCATCTGGTGCTCAGCACCTTGCACACGAATGATGCGCCCGGGGCTGTGACGCGCTTGGTGGACATGGGAGTTCCTTCTTATTTGGTCGCAGCCACGGTCCAAGGAGTGGTGGCTCAGCGTTTGGTGCGCTCCCTTTGCCCGGAGTGCCGCGAGCCAAAGGATCCGAGCCTGGCTGAGAGGGCTTTGCTGGAAGAGGCGCTGGGCAGCGCTCCGCATGAGACGCAGCTCTGGAAAGCAAAAGGTTGCGAATCTTGTTTTGACACGGGCTATCTGGGCCGGATCGGGATTTTTGAACTCCTGGTGATGGATGAGCCCATGCGGGAGTTGGTTGTCAAGAAAGCCGGACGCATGGAGTACCGGAAGAGGGCTTTCGGGGGCAAGCTCAAGGACATGCGTGCGGATGGGATGTTCAAGGCTTTGGAGGGCAAGACCACCCTTGAGGAAGTGGTGCGTGTCACACAAGGCAACAATGCAGGAGATTGGAGTGGCTAAAGAGTCTGCGCGCAAAGAAGATTTGCTGGAGTTCCTCTTGAAGGAAGGTCTGTTGGACCGTCCCGGGCTTCAGCGAGTGCAAGAGGCGCAGACACAAACCGGGTCCTCAGTGGTGGAGGCAGTGTTGGAGCTGGGGCTGGTGCCCGAGGACAAGCTTGTCAGCGCGGTGGCGCGGCGTTCACGCGTGGAGGCGGTGGACCTCAACGAAGAACAGCCGGATCCGGAGGCTGTGAAATCTATGCCTGTGTCTGCAGCGCGCATGTACCGCGTTGTGCCCTTGCGCATCTCCGGTGTGGCCATTGTCGTCGGCATGGCAGAGCCGGATCAGCTCTCCATCCTGGACGATTTGCGTTTTGTCTGCGGCCGCCCTGTGGTGCCGGTGGCCTGTTCTCCGCGCCAGATCCAAAAGGCTCTGGGCGATCTTTACGGAGCGGAAGAGGCCAATCTGGGGGCGCTTTTGGGTGAGGCTACCAAAGCGGCGGAAAAGGGAGGCCTCAAGGAGTCCGAAGCTGCCGGCGGGGCGGGGGCAGGCTTGCACGTGGTCCAGCTTTTGGACGCTGTCATGCTTGAGGCCGTGAAGCAGCGGGCTTCGGACATTCACCTCGAGCCTTTTGAAACCAGCTTCCGGATTCGTTTGAGGATTGACGGATTTTGCCATCAAATCGCTACGGCGCCCTTGAGCCTGGCTCCGGTCATCAGCTCCAGAGTCAAGGTGATGGCGGGTTTGGATGTGGCGGAGAATCGCATCCCCCAGGACGGGCGCATCATGACCACCATCCAGGACCGTTCTGTTGACTTGCGTGTTTCCACCTTGCCGACCCTGGCGGGCGAGAGTGTGGTGATGAGGGTTTTGGATCGCGGTTCCGTGCAGTTGAATTTGATGGACACAGGCATGCCCAAGCTATTGCAGGAGCGCATTCATCAGCTGGCGAGTTTGCCGAATGGGATGGTTCTTGTGACGGGGCCGACGGGGAGCGGAAAGACGACTACGCTCTACGCGTGCCTTAAGCTTTTGAACAAGCCCGGAACAAAAATTATCACCACCGAGGATCCGGTTGAATACCAAATGCGCGGGGTCGTGCAGATCCCGGTGAATCCGAAAATCGAATTGCATTTTGCGCGCGTGTTGAGGCATATTCTCCGGCACGATCCGGACATTATCATGGTGGGAGAAATCCGTGATGAGGAAACCGCGCAGATCGCGGTTCAGGCCGCTCTTACGGGTCACCTGGTCCTGAGCACTC is part of the Candidatus Omnitrophota bacterium genome and encodes:
- the tadA gene encoding Flp pilus assembly complex ATPase component TadA; this translates as MELPDRIIQLLESLGLMRAEQLNEAVRIQARSNQRLSQVLQQLGYIKDESVEQSLASQLDLPPTRLHIQDLDLSLAKRMESAYAYEQRVVPVATKGDMLVLATDRLFNVMAGATYSEVAGSAVKMVFSSTADLDKALKHLYPEGSLHAAADAAPIAPSARAPQEQSASFAKGSILKRAIESANEGEEGPVIQLVNSLVEDALERRASDIHLEALDDAVRIRYRVDGVLQEVLNAPKRLHGPISGRFKIMASMDIAEKRLPQDGRVAYRIAQKSLDMRVSTLPGLHGECMVLRLLEPTRVVKDLSELCMRKAELDAFEQVLDRPYGMLLVTGPTGGGKTTTLYAALQRLNTPKKKLITVEDPVEYQIEGINQVQVRNTVGLGFAQGLRSMLRQAPDVIMVGEIRDSETAQISIQAALTGHLVLSTLHTNDAPGAVTRLVDMGVPSYLVAATVQGVVAQRLVRSLCPECREPKDPSLAERALLEEALGSAPHETQLWKAKGCESCFDTGYLGRIGIFELLVMDEPMRELVVKKAGRMEYRKRAFGGKLKDMRADGMFKALEGKTTLEEVVRVTQGNNAGDWSG
- a CDS encoding helix-turn-helix domain-containing protein is translated as MDGSAWTEGDGKLLTEEEAAALLEIGVAQLRAMVEEGKLPAYQIGGTFLRFRRDQVEALKEPSEPQGETSEEGAVDSDVFGSEDSEAQPNQSTLLDRVLDLVYFNDFYLVSVVLILALLCIIFLR
- a CDS encoding type II/IV secretion system protein is translated as MAKESARKEDLLEFLLKEGLLDRPGLQRVQEAQTQTGSSVVEAVLELGLVPEDKLVSAVARRSRVEAVDLNEEQPDPEAVKSMPVSAARMYRVVPLRISGVAIVVGMAEPDQLSILDDLRFVCGRPVVPVACSPRQIQKALGDLYGAEEANLGALLGEATKAAEKGGLKESEAAGGAGAGLHVVQLLDAVMLEAVKQRASDIHLEPFETSFRIRLRIDGFCHQIATAPLSLAPVISSRVKVMAGLDVAENRIPQDGRIMTTIQDRSVDLRVSTLPTLAGESVVMRVLDRGSVQLNLMDTGMPKLLQERIHQLASLPNGMVLVTGPTGSGKTTTLYACLKLLNKPGTKIITTEDPVEYQMRGVVQIPVNPKIELHFARVLRHILRHDPDIIMVGEIRDEETAQIAVQAALTGHLVLSTLHTNDAPSTITRLVDMGVEPYLLTSVLQGIVAQRLVRMICSECRQKVEPDGRRMQLLGLMPQDLEGKVWYEGAGCESCDQTGYRGRVGIFELLELNEELRSAVATGCSTGELRSLAKAQGVVSLRDDGLRCVYEGITTVDEVLRATQT
- the tsaD gene encoding tRNA (adenosine(37)-N6)-threonylcarbamoyltransferase complex transferase subunit TsaD, which encodes MIVLGIETSCDETAAAVVEDGRWVRSSVVAASTDLQSEFGGVVPELASRCHLKWIRPVLRRALRDAGVPLQEIGLIAVTQGPGLVGALMVGVSLSKGLALGLGIPLIGVQHLQAHLYAPCLGSKDPSRFFPAVGLLVSGGHTCLLLMNNPAEARILGQTRDDAAGEAFDKVAQALGLGYPGGPAVEACAAEGNASAYAFPRARVRGRPLDFSFSGLKTAVLYELRDRWGIPLGPGRADPELRRKIANQDRADLCASFQEVVVQTLISQTLEACERARVRTLLVGGGVAANGRLRECLDAAAAEHGLQLFVSERRYCIDNAAMIAGLGYALYRSGKGAGLDMSPDPRMPFFGLEPGSI
- a CDS encoding polymer-forming cytoskeletal protein; amino-acid sequence: MKRRETHSEPEEKILDVDASIEGKMIFKDPVNLRINGKFQGDLDTRGSLTVGERADVRADIVGEDITIAGRVVGDVTARRHLQLIPPAVVVGIIKSPNLTVQKGAIFQGECHMLTEAGQRWAPDPTMSIEEVAEYLEVDVSTVAKWAEEKRVPGKQENGIWLFDKTKVDAWVSSEKVKS